A window of Rhodospirillaceae bacterium contains these coding sequences:
- the guaA gene encoding glutamine-hydrolyzing GMP synthase, which produces MIVIVDFGSQTAHMIGRRLKKFGVAVAYASPDDVLSKITTLKPKGLIFSGGPASVNGTNSPTLSPKIFDLKIPILGICYGWQLMAKILGGKVVSERKEYGPEKIQFVDNIFHLGKTAFSVIMSHGDSVQQIPAGFTIAGSTKNVDCAAAIHLQKRFYGIQFHPELNDTEQGFDILRFFAIKVAGCSAIPKDIDVPAILEKIRTQVAGHEVICAISGGVDSTVVATLIDRAIHSKLHLLYVENGLMRQGTKERVVSLFKNATIIHAEKLFLDSLRDVTDPEQKRKIIGKLYIDLFEREALKYPGVKFLAQGTIYSDVIESQGTKLASKIKSHHNVGGLPEKLSLQLLEPVREYYKDEVREIGKILGIPDKVLMEHPFPGPGYAVRIRGEVTEKRLNQVKLADSILADELQKADIYHRLFQCFPVMTGAHSTAVKGDEGIFAEVVAIRAYESLDIMTSTWAKLPYDVLQNISSRIVNEVPDVSRVVYDISTKPPATMEWE; this is translated from the coding sequence ATGATTGTCATTGTTGATTTCGGCTCGCAAACCGCCCATATGATCGGTCGACGGTTGAAAAAATTCGGGGTGGCCGTGGCTTATGCGTCGCCGGATGATGTGCTAAGTAAAATAACGACTTTAAAACCTAAGGGATTGATTTTTTCAGGGGGGCCAGCGTCGGTTAACGGCACGAATTCGCCCACTCTCTCCCCCAAGATCTTTGATTTGAAAATCCCCATTCTTGGCATTTGTTACGGTTGGCAATTAATGGCCAAAATACTCGGTGGCAAGGTGGTTTCGGAGCGGAAAGAATATGGCCCTGAAAAAATCCAGTTTGTTGACAACATCTTTCACCTGGGGAAAACCGCTTTCAGCGTGATCATGTCCCACGGCGATTCGGTTCAGCAGATCCCCGCGGGCTTTACAATTGCTGGATCCACCAAAAATGTGGATTGTGCGGCCGCTATCCACCTGCAAAAACGTTTTTATGGCATCCAATTTCACCCTGAATTAAATGATACGGAGCAAGGGTTTGATATCTTGCGGTTTTTTGCCATCAAGGTGGCTGGATGCAGTGCCATACCTAAGGATATTGACGTTCCGGCAATTCTTGAAAAAATCCGCACGCAAGTGGCGGGGCATGAGGTTATCTGTGCGATATCGGGGGGGGTGGATTCAACCGTGGTTGCAACCTTAATTGACCGGGCCATCCATTCTAAACTTCACCTTCTTTACGTTGAAAACGGCCTCATGCGACAAGGAACTAAGGAAAGGGTTGTTTCTTTATTTAAAAACGCCACCATTATCCATGCGGAAAAATTGTTTTTGGATTCGCTCCGGGATGTTACAGATCCCGAGCAGAAAAGGAAAATTATTGGCAAATTATATATTGATTTGTTTGAGCGCGAAGCCCTGAAATATCCAGGGGTCAAGTTCTTGGCCCAGGGTACGATCTATTCTGATGTCATTGAATCCCAGGGTACAAAATTGGCTTCAAAAATCAAATCGCATCACAATGTGGGCGGTCTACCAGAAAAATTATCACTACAATTGCTGGAGCCTGTACGGGAATATTATAAAGATGAAGTGCGCGAAATCGGCAAAATTCTGGGTATTCCTGATAAAGTGCTGATGGAACACCCATTTCCAGGCCCTGGGTACGCCGTGCGTATCCGTGGGGAGGTTACTGAAAAAAGGTTAAACCAAGTCAAATTGGCAGACTCAATTTTGGCCGACGAACTGCAAAAAGCTGATATTTATCATCGACTTTTCCAATGTTTCCCGGTGATGACCGGTGCCCATAGTACCGCCGTTAAGGGTGATGAGGGGATATTTGCCGAAGTTGTGGCCATCAGGGCCTATGAATCGCTTGATATCATGACCTCAACCTGGGCGAAACTACCTTATGATGTTTTACAAAACATTTCTTCGCGGATTGTCAACGAAGTGCCTGATGTTTCGCGGGTGGTTTATGATATCTCAACCAAACCACCGGCCACTATGGAGTGGGAATAA
- a CDS encoding IMP dehydrogenase, producing the protein MINPNFKTLPHYLTFDDVLLLPAYSDITPLDVSLSAELAKGLSLNIPILSAPMDTLTESNMLVALGKMGGLGVLHRNLSIAEQVRQLKIALEAKVKVGVAVGFGADFESRVETLAQLKPHVMCIDSAHGHTKNIMETTKFIKQRYPAICLISGNVATYEGAKALFEAGADVVKVGMGSGSICTTRIVSGVGVPQLSAIFECAKAAREYKRPIIADGGIRNSGDIVKALAAGASAVMLGSLLAGTDESVGELVEYNKVSYKSYRGMGSVKSMVQGSAARYGQHYTVGEKQKLVPEGVEGLIPSRGPLKDWLYQILGGIRSGCGYLGAANIKALQEKAQFVTITSAGMAESNPHSIIQNP; encoded by the coding sequence ATGATTAACCCAAATTTCAAAACCTTACCCCATTACCTAACTTTTGATGATGTCTTGCTGCTGCCAGCTTATTCGGACATCACCCCCCTGGATGTCAGTTTGTCTGCAGAACTAGCCAAAGGGCTGTCCTTAAACATTCCTATTCTATCGGCCCCAATGGACACATTGACCGAAAGCAATATGTTGGTTGCTTTAGGAAAAATGGGGGGTTTAGGGGTTTTGCACCGCAATTTAAGTATTGCCGAGCAGGTGAGGCAACTGAAAATTGCCCTTGAGGCCAAGGTTAAGGTTGGGGTGGCGGTCGGTTTCGGGGCAGATTTTGAAAGCCGGGTGGAAACGCTGGCCCAACTCAAGCCCCATGTCATGTGCATTGATTCGGCGCATGGGCACACCAAAAATATCATGGAAACAACGAAATTTATTAAACAGCGTTACCCAGCTATTTGCCTGATTTCCGGAAATGTTGCCACCTATGAAGGGGCCAAGGCGCTTTTTGAGGCCGGGGCTGATGTGGTCAAGGTTGGGATGGGCTCCGGCTCCATTTGCACGACCCGGATTGTTTCCGGTGTGGGTGTTCCCCAATTGTCGGCAATTTTTGAATGTGCAAAGGCCGCCCGTGAATATAAGCGCCCCATTATTGCCGATGGCGGTATCCGCAATAGTGGTGATATTGTGAAAGCGCTGGCGGCAGGGGCCTCTGCGGTGATGCTGGGCTCCTTACTCGCGGGTACGGATGAATCGGTGGGTGAATTGGTTGAATATAATAAGGTGTCCTATAAATCCTACCGGGGGATGGGTTCGGTCAAATCGATGGTCCAGGGAAGCGCTGCGCGCTATGGTCAACATTATACCGTTGGTGAGAAACAAAAATTGGTGCCAGAAGGGGTGGAGGGTTTGATTCCCAGTCGTGGGCCTTTGAAAGATTGGCTGTATCAGATTTTGGGGGGCATAAGATCGGGTTGTGGCTATCTGGGGGCCGCTAATATCAAAGCGCTTCAAGAAAAGGCGCAATTCGTAACCATCACGTCGGCAGGAATGGCTGAATCAAATCCCCATTCCATTATTCAAAACCCATGA
- the cas9 gene encoding type II CRISPR RNA-guided endonuclease Cas9 (Cas9, originally named Csn1, is the large, multifunctional signature protein of type II CRISPR/Cas systems. It is well known even to general audiences because its RNA-guided endonuclease activity has made it a popular tool for custom editing of eukaryotic genomes.) produces MKKILGLDIGIASVGWAMTEIDEEKLAQIDPETGEVTLRGKIIGLGVRTFTQAENPKDGKSLALPRREKRSQRRRLRRRRQRLDQLKELFIGHHLLSAQEIDELLKPQAFLQSPWQLRAEAIDRLLTKEELFRALYHLAKSRGYKPQKGDISDEKAQKEDGAVKEAIRHNNQLLELSGFVTFPQLLVSNNQQPDPVFRNRDGSYINSIPRPMIQQEAQLILEKQVNLGASYITTQFITKFNNLAFTQRSAMDRKQMEKMIGHCIFEKIERKAARNSYSAELFVLLTKIANLNLRTIDNPEKIELTHEQKNKIRELAYQQKTVSYKTIRNCLDLENQLIFKGLSYSSQKTKGGKEKDPESEKFIELKGYYEIKKAYEGFGTEEFHSLLKHPEKFDQICEILTTTKTEEESLAELKQIVPAAIAEKLKNISFSKYIHLSLKALSKINPYLQQWHNYAKACELAGYRHYDPNSESAKFDFLPSFEELRDKDIVFDEIRNPVVHRAVCQVRKVVNAIIRQYGRPDQINIEFTRHAKNSFKKRQEIRKGQEEYKEEKEQAKKQCEAMGLNSDEGDNLLRLRLWRQQDEKCVYSAKDIRIADLQNPQALEIDHIIPYSRSLDDSLNNKVLCLVQENRQKRNQIPAEYFGIDTPKWEDFKQRITASALPKPKRDRLLKLKIEEEEKFIERNLRDTSYITRYTADYVRNFLRLTDRKNIKNTVQTRNGSLTAFLRHHWGFNKNREAGDQHHALDALVCAVSTQGMVQYLSRYTSRLEEKGKEWLKKFAYQSHVPVPWGNWESFREEVKEHLEKIFVSRAPRRKASGPIHDETIRSTKKLQSDGVSALRTKLANIKAKNADDLDKLIFDTDRGSNSVYQVLLERLQQHGWDSKKAFVNDLHMRRRDGTDGPVIKTVRLQNTQKSGMTVRQGIADNGDMARVDVFCKDKKFYLVPIYLKDFTQGILPNKAATAGKEENDWRVIDDTYQFIFSLFKDDLILVKKKKEPEVFGYYTGMDRAAASINFDQYNRVKSERGWGVQSLAIFKKYQIDVLGNYHEVKGEKRQPFGKPKVA; encoded by the coding sequence ATGAAAAAAATCTTAGGGCTCGACATAGGCATTGCCTCAGTTGGCTGGGCGATGACGGAAATTGATGAAGAGAAATTAGCACAAATTGACCCAGAAACAGGTGAAGTGACCTTACGGGGAAAAATAATTGGCTTAGGGGTCAGAACTTTCACCCAAGCGGAAAATCCTAAAGATGGGAAATCATTGGCGTTGCCCAGAAGAGAAAAGCGTTCCCAACGCCGCAGGTTAAGACGGCGGCGGCAACGCTTGGATCAATTAAAAGAATTATTTATTGGGCATCATTTGCTATCTGCCCAAGAAATTGATGAATTATTGAAACCGCAGGCATTCTTACAATCGCCCTGGCAATTGCGCGCTGAGGCCATAGACAGGTTGCTAACAAAAGAAGAATTATTTCGTGCCCTTTATCATTTAGCAAAATCCAGGGGTTATAAACCACAAAAAGGCGACATCAGCGATGAAAAAGCCCAAAAAGAAGATGGGGCTGTCAAAGAAGCCATTCGTCATAACAACCAATTACTTGAACTATCAGGTTTTGTAACATTCCCACAATTATTGGTTAGCAATAACCAACAACCTGATCCGGTTTTCCGGAACCGTGATGGTAGTTATATCAATTCCATCCCCCGCCCCATGATCCAACAAGAAGCACAGTTGATTTTAGAAAAGCAAGTGAATTTGGGTGCCAGCTATATTACCACTCAATTTATCACGAAATTTAACAACCTTGCTTTTACGCAACGATCAGCCATGGATCGCAAACAAATGGAAAAAATGATTGGCCATTGCATTTTTGAGAAAATCGAAAGGAAAGCCGCCAGAAATTCTTATTCCGCCGAATTATTTGTCTTACTGACAAAAATTGCGAATTTGAACCTTAGAACAATCGATAACCCAGAGAAAATTGAATTAACCCATGAGCAGAAAAATAAAATTCGCGAGCTTGCCTATCAACAAAAAACGGTTAGCTATAAAACTATCCGAAACTGTCTTGATTTGGAAAACCAACTCATTTTCAAAGGATTAAGCTATTCCAGCCAGAAAACTAAGGGTGGCAAAGAAAAAGACCCCGAAAGTGAAAAATTTATTGAATTAAAAGGGTATTATGAAATTAAAAAAGCCTATGAAGGATTTGGCACAGAAGAATTTCATTCTTTATTAAAGCACCCCGAAAAATTTGACCAAATTTGTGAAATTTTAACGACGACAAAAACCGAGGAAGAATCACTGGCCGAACTTAAACAGATTGTCCCTGCTGCCATCGCTGAAAAACTGAAAAACATCAGCTTCAGCAAATATATTCATCTCTCTTTAAAAGCCTTGTCCAAAATCAACCCTTATCTGCAGCAATGGCACAATTATGCCAAAGCCTGTGAACTAGCAGGTTATCGGCACTATGACCCTAATTCCGAAAGTGCAAAATTTGATTTCCTGCCTTCTTTTGAAGAGCTGCGGGATAAAGATATTGTTTTCGATGAAATTCGGAACCCGGTTGTCCACCGCGCCGTTTGCCAGGTGCGGAAAGTGGTCAACGCCATTATCCGCCAATATGGCCGCCCCGACCAAATTAACATTGAATTTACCCGTCATGCTAAAAATTCCTTTAAGAAAAGGCAAGAAATTCGAAAAGGGCAGGAAGAATATAAAGAAGAAAAAGAGCAAGCCAAGAAACAATGTGAAGCTATGGGCTTAAACTCGGATGAGGGCGACAATCTGCTGCGGTTAAGATTATGGCGTCAACAAGATGAGAAATGTGTCTATTCCGCTAAAGACATCCGCATTGCAGATTTACAGAACCCCCAAGCATTGGAAATTGACCATATCATTCCCTATAGCCGCAGCTTGGACGACAGCTTAAACAACAAAGTGCTGTGCCTTGTGCAAGAAAACCGGCAAAAAAGGAACCAAATACCTGCTGAATATTTTGGAATTGATACGCCAAAATGGGAAGATTTTAAACAGCGGATCACAGCCTCTGCCCTACCTAAACCTAAACGGGACAGGCTGCTGAAATTAAAAATTGAGGAAGAAGAAAAATTTATTGAACGAAATTTGCGCGACACATCCTATATCACGCGCTACACGGCGGATTATGTTCGGAATTTTTTGAGGTTAACTGACCGCAAGAATATCAAAAATACTGTGCAAACCCGTAATGGTTCCTTAACCGCCTTCCTTCGCCATCATTGGGGGTTTAACAAAAACCGGGAAGCTGGTGATCAACACCACGCCCTTGATGCGCTGGTTTGTGCGGTTTCCACCCAAGGGATGGTGCAATATCTTTCCCGCTATACCAGCCGGCTTGAGGAAAAAGGCAAGGAATGGCTGAAAAAATTTGCCTATCAATCCCATGTTCCGGTGCCGTGGGGCAATTGGGAAAGTTTCAGGGAGGAAGTCAAGGAACATTTAGAGAAAATTTTTGTATCGCGTGCACCACGCCGCAAGGCCAGTGGGCCAATTCATGATGAAACCATCCGTTCTACAAAAAAATTGCAATCGGATGGTGTTTCCGCCCTTCGTACTAAATTAGCTAATATTAAGGCTAAGAATGCCGACGATTTGGATAAACTTATTTTTGATACAGACCGTGGCTCCAACTCCGTTTACCAGGTACTGCTGGAGAGGCTTCAACAACATGGGTGGGATAGTAAAAAGGCTTTTGTCAATGATCTTCATATGCGACGGAGAGATGGCACCGACGGCCCCGTGATTAAAACCGTACGCCTCCAAAATACGCAAAAATCCGGTATGACTGTGCGGCAAGGAATTGCTGATAATGGTGATATGGCACGGGTGGATGTGTTTTGCAAAGACAAAAAATTCTATCTAGTACCCATTTACCTGAAAGATTTCACCCAAGGCATCTTACCCAACAAAGCGGCCACGGCAGGAAAAGAAGAAAATGACTGGCGGGTGATTGATGATACTTATCAGTTCATCTTTAGTTTATTCAAGGATGATCTAATTTTGGTTAAAAAGAAGAAAGAACCGGAGGTTTTTGGTTATTACACAGGTATGGATAGAGCTGCAGCCAGTATTAATTTTGATCAATACAACAGGGTAAAATCAGAACGAGGCTGGGGAGTTCAAAGCTTGGCAATATTTAAAAAATACCAAATTGATGTTTTAGGCAATTATCATGAGGTGAAGGGGGAAAAACGTCAGCCATTCGGTAAACCAAAGGTGGCCTGA
- the cas1 gene encoding type II CRISPR-associated endonuclease Cas1, with protein MGWRIIHIGKDSRLSFKNHQLLYKPADGSEEVTMPLEDIAVIIADNAEITFSSFLLRELASHGIALFTCDASHIPNGLFLPFHQHSRYSEILNYQIGWSEPFKKRVWQKIVEQKIYNQFTVVKKVKGYTNARLLKLSQSVLSGDPDNCEAHAAREYWDYLFANFRRGQEDMKNKALNYGYAILRGCVARNLVASGFIPALGVHHANNLNAFNLADDVIEPFRPFIDQMVYTEFQDLERHDLIPADKQKLIAVLTEFCSFHEEKITVLKAIERTAETLQKATREKDPTVLLLPSFI; from the coding sequence ATGGGATGGCGTATTATCCATATTGGCAAGGACAGCCGCCTGAGTTTCAAAAATCATCAATTGCTGTATAAACCCGCCGATGGTTCGGAAGAAGTGACCATGCCGCTTGAGGATATTGCGGTGATCATTGCAGATAATGCGGAAATAACTTTTAGCAGTTTTCTGCTGCGGGAGTTGGCCAGTCATGGCATTGCCCTTTTCACTTGTGATGCCAGCCATATCCCCAATGGCCTGTTTTTACCCTTCCATCAGCACAGTCGCTATAGTGAGATATTGAATTATCAAATAGGCTGGAGCGAGCCTTTTAAAAAAAGGGTTTGGCAAAAAATTGTTGAGCAGAAAATTTACAATCAATTTACTGTCGTGAAGAAAGTAAAGGGTTATACCAACGCGCGATTACTCAAACTCTCCCAATCCGTCCTTTCTGGTGATCCCGATAATTGTGAGGCGCATGCCGCCCGTGAATATTGGGATTATTTATTCGCAAATTTCAGGCGCGGCCAGGAAGACATGAAAAATAAAGCCCTAAATTATGGCTATGCCATTTTACGCGGATGTGTGGCCAGAAACTTGGTTGCCAGTGGTTTTATACCGGCCCTGGGCGTGCATCATGCCAATAACCTGAATGCCTTCAATCTAGCGGATGATGTGATTGAGCCATTCCGGCCGTTTATTGATCAAATGGTATATACCGAATTCCAAGATTTGGAACGGCATGATTTAATACCTGCCGATAAACAAAAACTGATTGCCGTGTTAACAGAATTTTGTTCGTTCCATGAGGAAAAAATAACCGTTTTAAAGGCGATTGAGCGCACGGCGGAAACCTTGCAAAAAGCCACGCGTGAGAAAGACCCAACCGTGCTGTTGCTGCCAAGCTTTATTTAA
- the cas2 gene encoding CRISPR-associated endonuclease Cas2: MRILLFFDLPTESKFERKCANQFRKFLINDGYFMVQLSVYCRICKGQDTVDKHIGRLKNNLPAKGSIRVLEITDQQYARIKILVGTLKKVEKIGKEQLVLF; this comes from the coding sequence ATGCGGATCCTGCTGTTTTTTGATCTTCCCACCGAATCAAAATTTGAACGGAAATGTGCCAACCAATTCCGCAAATTTTTAATTAACGACGGGTATTTCATGGTGCAGTTATCGGTTTATTGCCGCATCTGCAAAGGGCAGGATACCGTGGATAAACATATCGGCAGGCTAAAAAACAATTTGCCCGCAAAAGGCAGTATCCGGGTGTTGGAAATTACCGATCAGCAATATGCACGCATTAAAATTTTAGTTGGGACGCTAAAAAAAGTGGAAAAAATAGGCAAAGAACAACTGGTTTTATTCTGA